One window from the genome of Mucilaginibacter ginsenosidivorans encodes:
- the rpsB gene encoding 30S ribosomal protein S2, producing the protein MARTTYQDLLDAGVHFGHLTRKWDPKMSQYIFMERNGIHIIDLNKTLNKVEEAAAAIKQIVKSGRKVLFVATKKQAKDIVADYAKTVNMPFVTERWLGGMLTNFATVRKSIKKMSNIDKLTKDGTYSILSKKERLMIQRERIKLETLLGGIADLNRLPAALFLIDVKKEHIAVSEALKLNIPTFAMVDTNSDPSNIDFPIPANDDATKSISLITGIIIKAIEEGLDERKREKEDEAEKEAAAAKAKADTAKPEAAPAGAPAEGGKRKRVTEVAAEAETEAPAAADKTEE; encoded by the coding sequence ATGGCAAGAACAACATATCAGGATCTGCTGGATGCAGGTGTACACTTTGGTCACCTTACCCGCAAATGGGACCCGAAAATGTCGCAATACATTTTCATGGAACGTAATGGTATCCACATTATCGACCTGAACAAAACTTTAAACAAAGTTGAAGAAGCTGCTGCAGCTATCAAACAAATAGTAAAATCGGGCCGCAAGGTATTATTCGTAGCTACAAAGAAACAAGCGAAGGATATTGTAGCCGATTACGCAAAAACAGTGAACATGCCTTTCGTAACCGAACGCTGGTTGGGTGGTATGTTAACTAACTTCGCTACCGTACGCAAGTCGATCAAAAAGATGTCAAACATCGATAAATTGACCAAAGACGGTACTTACAGCATTCTTTCTAAAAAAGAAAGACTGATGATACAGCGCGAGCGTATTAAACTGGAAACTTTGCTGGGCGGTATTGCGGACCTTAACCGTTTGCCTGCTGCATTATTCCTGATCGACGTGAAGAAAGAGCACATAGCGGTTTCGGAAGCTTTAAAGCTGAACATCCCGACCTTTGCAATGGTTGATACCAACTCTGACCCGTCGAACATCGATTTCCCTATTCCTGCTAACGACGATGCAACCAAATCGATCTCGCTGATCACCGGTATCATCATCAAAGCGATAGAGGAAGGTTTGGACGAGCGCAAACGCGAGAAAGAAGACGAAGCAGAAAAAGAAGCGGCAGCTGCAAAAGCTAAAGCCGACACTGCAAAACCTGAAGCTGCGCCTGCTGGTGCACCTGCTGAAGGTGGCAAACGCAAGAGAGTTACAGAAGTAGCTGCTGAAGCAGAAACTGAAGCTCCGGCCGCTGCTGATAAAACAGAAGAATAA
- the pyrH gene encoding UMP kinase, whose protein sequence is MKYKRILLKLSGESLMGDRQYGIDNKQVLQYANDIKSVYDAGIEIAVVVGGGNIFRGLSAEKSGMDRAQADYMGMLATVINCMALQNALETVGVETRLQSAIKMEQICEPYIRRRAMHHLELGKIVIFGAGTGNPYFTTDTAASLRAIEIKADVVLKGTRVDGIYTADPEKDPTATRYDEISFAEVIGKGLNVMDTTAFTLCQENKLPIIVFDMNKEGNFLKIAQGEAIGTLVK, encoded by the coding sequence ATGAAATATAAACGCATTCTCCTCAAACTGAGTGGCGAGTCGCTGATGGGCGACCGGCAATACGGCATCGATAATAAACAGGTTCTACAGTACGCAAATGACATCAAAAGCGTTTACGACGCAGGGATTGAAATAGCGGTTGTGGTCGGGGGAGGCAACATTTTCAGGGGATTAAGCGCCGAAAAATCAGGCATGGACCGTGCCCAGGCCGACTATATGGGTATGCTGGCCACTGTCATCAACTGTATGGCATTGCAAAACGCGCTGGAAACTGTTGGGGTTGAAACAAGGCTGCAGTCGGCTATTAAAATGGAGCAGATATGCGAGCCCTATATCCGGCGCCGCGCCATGCATCATTTGGAATTGGGCAAGATCGTGATCTTTGGTGCAGGAACCGGTAACCCCTATTTTACCACGGATACCGCGGCTTCATTAAGGGCCATCGAAATAAAAGCTGACGTTGTGCTGAAAGGCACGCGGGTGGATGGCATCTATACCGCCGACCCGGAGAAAGACCCAACCGCAACCCGTTATGATGAGATCAGCTTTGCTGAAGTTATAGGCAAGGGACTTAACGTAATGGATACCACGGCTTTTACACTTTGCCAGGAAAATAAATTGCCGATAATCGTGTTTGATATGAACAAGGAAGGCAACTTCCTGAAAATTGCGCAGGGTGAGGCGATAGGAACGCTGGTAAAGTAA
- a CDS encoding PLDc N-terminal domain-containing protein — protein MYLITSAFGGTLGLICLILWLALSLYSLINILRTHAINGGSKVLWMLIIIVVPIVGSLTYLFWRSVKTL, from the coding sequence ATGTACCTGATAACATCCGCATTCGGCGGCACACTCGGATTGATATGCTTAATCCTTTGGCTTGCATTAAGTCTTTATTCCCTTATCAACATACTGCGCACCCATGCCATTAACGGTGGCTCCAAAGTATTATGGATGCTAATCATTATAGTGGTCCCGATAGTTGGGTCGCTGACCTATCTGTTCTGGAGAAGTGTGAAAACGTTATAG
- a CDS encoding MFS transporter produces MTDEGNSQPPKKDSFEALRYKDFRSYLGMRFFFTFAYQMQTTVLGFYIYELTHSKIAIAIIGLSEAIPAVGLALYGGYIADKYEKRKMLLLVFSGVLFSSLVMFLVTLKGLSGYIHTGWTVPILYAMIFCNGVARAFYGPATFTVYAHSIPREVYPNGATWSSQGWQIASILGPFTGGFIYAFAGGITGNFIVILAFLLITFVLVYRLRKYPPVFIPKESVYKSLKEGIHFVFNSKMMIGAMSLDLFSVFFGGAVALLPVFALDILHVGSEGLGLMRMASSLGAALTMAVMARFSPLGKPWRNLLIAVTGFGLCIIGFGLSRSFILTLIFLFGQGAFDSVSVIIRGTLVQLLTPDHMRGRVSAVNSMFIGSSNEIGDFESGIAAKLLGTVPAVLFGGTMTLLIVTVTWLKTKSLLPLGISDIHTVEVKEQE; encoded by the coding sequence AAGGAAACAGTCAGCCCCCCAAAAAGGATTCATTTGAAGCTTTGCGATACAAGGACTTTCGCTCCTATCTGGGCATGCGGTTCTTTTTCACTTTTGCTTACCAGATGCAGACAACAGTACTGGGTTTTTATATTTATGAACTAACGCATAGTAAAATAGCCATAGCGATCATTGGTTTAAGTGAGGCCATACCGGCAGTCGGACTGGCGCTTTACGGAGGCTATATCGCCGACAAGTACGAAAAACGCAAAATGCTTTTGCTGGTGTTTTCCGGTGTACTCTTTTCATCGCTTGTAATGTTCCTGGTAACACTTAAAGGTTTGAGCGGATATATACACACCGGCTGGACAGTGCCTATACTTTATGCGATGATATTCTGCAATGGTGTAGCAAGGGCATTTTACGGCCCGGCTACCTTTACGGTTTATGCTCATAGTATTCCCCGCGAGGTATATCCAAATGGGGCAACCTGGAGTTCTCAAGGATGGCAGATAGCCTCTATTCTGGGACCTTTCACGGGCGGGTTTATCTATGCTTTTGCCGGTGGAATCACCGGAAACTTCATAGTGATATTGGCATTCCTGCTGATAACCTTCGTGCTTGTTTACCGGCTCCGAAAATATCCTCCAGTATTTATTCCAAAAGAAAGTGTTTATAAAAGTCTTAAAGAAGGCATTCATTTTGTTTTTAACAGCAAAATGATGATAGGCGCCATGAGCCTTGACCTGTTTTCTGTCTTTTTCGGTGGAGCTGTGGCGCTTCTTCCCGTATTTGCTTTGGACATACTACATGTCGGGTCTGAAGGGCTCGGCCTTATGCGGATGGCATCATCATTAGGCGCAGCATTGACAATGGCGGTAATGGCCCGCTTTTCGCCCCTGGGCAAGCCCTGGCGCAACCTGCTTATAGCTGTCACAGGGTTTGGCCTGTGTATCATCGGGTTCGGCTTATCCAGGAGCTTTATACTGACGCTGATATTTCTATTCGGCCAGGGGGCCTTTGATAGTGTCAGTGTTATTATCAGGGGCACATTAGTTCAACTGCTAACGCCCGATCACATGCGTGGACGCGTTTCTGCCGTAAATTCCATGTTCATTGGTTCATCAAACGAGATCGGCGACTTTGAATCGGGTATTGCGGCAAAGTTATTGGGCACAGTTCCGGCTGTGCTGTTCGGCGGTACGATGACACTGCTGATCGTTACCGTTACCTGGTTAAAAACCAAAAGCCTGCTGCCACTCGGGATCAGCGATATTCATACGGTTGAAGTTAAGGAACAGGAGTAA
- the rpsI gene encoding 30S ribosomal protein S9: MPTTNTSGRRKTAVARIYLSDGNGAITVNGKDYKEYFPTLPLQYIVTQSVEVSGSAGKYDVKVNVAGGGVKGQAEAVRLAIAKAIVELDAEKKPALRAKGIMTRDDRMVERKKPGRKKARKRFQFSKR, from the coding sequence ATGCCAACAACTAACACTTCAGGCAGAAGAAAAACAGCAGTTGCCCGCATCTATTTAAGCGATGGCAACGGCGCTATTACCGTTAACGGTAAAGATTACAAAGAATATTTCCCTACCCTTCCTTTACAATACATCGTTACCCAGTCGGTTGAAGTTTCCGGCTCGGCAGGTAAATACGATGTAAAAGTAAATGTAGCCGGTGGTGGTGTAAAAGGACAGGCTGAGGCCGTTCGTTTAGCTATTGCTAAAGCTATTGTTGAACTTGATGCTGAAAAGAAACCGGCATTGCGCGCTAAAGGTATCATGACCCGCGACGACCGTATGGTTGAGCGTAAAAAACCAGGACGCAAGAAAGCACGCAAGAGATTCCAATTCAGTAAACGTTAA
- the nagA gene encoding N-acetylglucosamine-6-phosphate deacetylase has translation MINALHNLRLISEGQITQGKAVLFDGNTIVDIVDEPAIPADAIKTDLTGNFLAPGFLDLQLYGSGGRLLSIDTDEATLLQMENDLLDQGTIGFFPTISTNTNEVIEQTIQVCRSYRDKRRGNFLGLHLEGPFLNPVRRGAHNKDFIQKASLELVRKWIEMGDGVITMMTIAPELQDQEVIDYMHSAGIILSSGHSNATYAEGKAFLNKPIPAVTHIYNAMPQMHHRDPGYIPAIFEERPYTSIVPDGIHVDFVMARLAKRELGDKLFFITDSVTESHHGPYQHRFTGDRYVLASDGTLSGSCLTMLKCVENGVKHFEISLPESVNMASLYPAQLAKLNKGKIAAGFDADFTVFNDGFELRGTFMAGKRIN, from the coding sequence ATGATAAACGCACTCCACAATCTCCGGTTAATATCTGAAGGGCAGATAACCCAGGGTAAAGCTGTTTTATTTGATGGAAATACTATCGTTGACATCGTTGATGAACCGGCCATACCGGCTGATGCAATTAAAACAGACCTTACAGGAAATTTTCTTGCGCCCGGATTCCTCGACCTTCAATTATACGGCAGTGGCGGCCGGTTACTTAGTATCGATACCGACGAGGCAACGCTGTTGCAGATGGAGAACGATCTGCTGGACCAGGGAACAATAGGGTTTTTCCCGACCATCTCGACCAATACAAACGAGGTTATCGAACAGACAATACAGGTTTGCAGGTCATATCGTGATAAACGCAGGGGCAACTTTTTAGGGCTGCACCTGGAGGGTCCTTTCCTGAACCCGGTTCGTCGTGGTGCGCATAATAAGGATTTCATCCAAAAAGCATCTTTGGAACTGGTGCGAAAATGGATCGAAATGGGCGATGGAGTTATCACCATGATGACCATTGCGCCGGAATTGCAGGACCAGGAGGTTATAGACTATATGCATAGTGCCGGCATCATTTTGTCATCGGGACATAGTAATGCTACTTATGCAGAGGGTAAGGCGTTCCTGAACAAACCGATACCGGCGGTAACGCATATCTATAATGCAATGCCCCAGATGCACCACCGGGACCCGGGTTATATTCCCGCCATATTTGAAGAAAGACCCTACACCAGCATTGTTCCGGATGGTATTCACGTCGATTTCGTAATGGCCCGGTTGGCCAAACGAGAGTTGGGTGACAAGCTTTTCTTCATAACAGACTCGGTTACCGAAAGCCATCACGGGCCATATCAGCACCGCTTCACCGGCGACAGGTATGTATTGGCCAGCGACGGTACCTTATCGGGTTCATGCCTTACTATGTTGAAATGCGTAGAGAACGGCGTAAAGCATTTTGAAATAAGTTTGCCCGAATCCGTCAATATGGCCTCGCTTTACCCTGCTCAACTGGCTAAACTGAACAAAGGGAAGATAGCTGCCGGGTTTGATGCCGATTTTACGGTATTTAACGACGGCTTTGAATTGAGAGGAACATTTATGGCAGGCAAGCGCATAAACTAA
- a CDS encoding ABC transporter ATP-binding protein, with the protein MKVLLSYLKEYRWVVALALVLAAFNIGFSLLDPFITGKIVDKYIVPTNLSRAKVVEIVEKIKGTDLKSLDHNQTSSLIDKVVKSMYNVSYHDFLVGVLTLIGLAVGAAMVSRIAKNFQDYYTNIITQKVGAKMYADGLKHSLELPFQVFEDQRSGETLGVLQKVRLDCEKFITSFISVLFVSLIGMIMVMVMSIKVNYQVTLVYLGAIPVIMFVSMALSKRIKGIQKKIVSQTTSLAGSTTESLRNIELVKSLGLSKQEIERLNKTTYKILELELKKVKYVRSMSFVQGTTVNFVRSVMVVILLMLIFKGTLTAGNYFMFLFYSFFLFNPLQELGNVIQSWREAEVSLENFKRILSTPVEAKPENPIHLDEITKLSFSNVSFKHLTASRNALNNINFEASTGETIAFVGPSGSGKTTLVKLLVGLYQPLEGSILYNNIAGKEIDLDQLRERVGFVTQDTQLFSGSIRENLLFVRPDATDEECMTALQRAACQTLLARAPQGLDTVIGEGGVKVSGGEKQRLSIARALLRRPDLLVFDEATSSLDSITEEEITETIRDVSVLKDHITILIAHRLSTIMHADTIYVLEKGKIVESGKHLELILQKGLYYAMWRQQIGEKVTEDEDTY; encoded by the coding sequence ATGAAAGTACTCTTATCATATCTTAAAGAGTATCGTTGGGTTGTCGCATTGGCCCTGGTACTTGCAGCATTTAATATAGGATTCTCATTGCTCGACCCGTTTATCACGGGGAAAATTGTAGATAAATACATTGTACCAACCAATCTTAGCAGGGCAAAGGTTGTGGAGATCGTCGAGAAGATTAAAGGAACCGATCTTAAATCGCTCGATCATAACCAGACCAGCTCGCTGATCGATAAGGTAGTGAAGTCCATGTATAACGTAAGTTATCATGATTTCCTGGTTGGCGTATTGACGCTGATCGGGTTAGCAGTCGGGGCAGCAATGGTGTCGCGCATAGCAAAAAATTTCCAGGATTATTACACCAATATCATTACGCAGAAAGTAGGGGCTAAAATGTATGCCGATGGACTGAAGCACTCATTGGAATTACCTTTCCAGGTATTTGAAGATCAGCGAAGTGGCGAAACCCTGGGCGTATTGCAAAAAGTGAGATTAGACTGCGAGAAATTTATTACTTCCTTTATCAGTGTATTGTTTGTGAGCCTGATAGGTATGATCATGGTCATGGTCATGTCCATCAAAGTAAATTACCAGGTAACCCTGGTTTATTTAGGGGCAATACCGGTTATCATGTTTGTAAGTATGGCGTTAAGCAAGCGGATAAAGGGAATTCAAAAAAAGATCGTTTCTCAAACCACTTCACTTGCTGGGTCCACCACCGAATCGCTAAGAAATATCGAACTGGTAAAAAGCCTCGGCCTCTCCAAACAAGAGATTGAACGACTGAATAAAACAACTTATAAGATATTAGAGCTCGAATTGAAGAAGGTTAAGTATGTACGCAGCATGAGCTTTGTACAGGGTACTACGGTAAACTTTGTCCGAAGCGTAATGGTGGTGATCTTACTGATGCTGATCTTTAAAGGCACATTGACCGCAGGTAACTACTTTATGTTCCTTTTTTATTCCTTCTTCCTGTTCAATCCACTTCAGGAACTTGGAAATGTAATACAGTCATGGCGCGAGGCGGAAGTGTCGCTCGAAAATTTCAAGCGGATATTAAGCACACCTGTCGAAGCTAAGCCGGAAAACCCTATTCACCTGGACGAGATCACCAAATTATCCTTTAGCAACGTAAGCTTCAAACACCTGACTGCGAGCCGGAATGCGCTGAACAATATCAATTTTGAAGCAAGCACAGGCGAAACTATAGCATTTGTCGGTCCTTCGGGTTCAGGAAAAACCACATTGGTGAAATTGTTAGTGGGGCTATATCAGCCATTGGAAGGCAGCATTCTGTATAATAATATTGCGGGCAAGGAGATCGACCTCGATCAGCTTCGCGAACGGGTAGGCTTTGTAACCCAGGATACACAGTTATTCTCCGGTTCCATTCGTGAGAACCTGTTATTTGTGCGTCCTGATGCAACGGATGAAGAGTGTATGACCGCTTTACAGCGCGCCGCCTGCCAAACATTACTGGCCCGTGCGCCGCAGGGATTGGATACAGTTATCGGAGAAGGCGGCGTAAAAGTTTCAGGTGGCGAAAAGCAGCGCCTGTCAATAGCCCGTGCCCTGTTGCGCAGGCCCGACCTGCTTGTTTTTGACGAGGCCACTTCGTCGCTTGATTCGATAACCGAAGAAGAGATCACAGAAACCATTCGTGATGTGTCTGTTTTGAAGGATCATATAACAATATTGATCGCCCACCGTTTATCTACCATTATGCATGCTGATACCATTTATGTGCTTGAAAAAGGTAAAATAGTGGAGTCGGGCAAGCATCTTGAACTTATTTTACAAAAGGGCCTGTATTATGCCATGTGGCGGCAGCAGATAGGCGAAAAGGTAACAGAAGATGAGGATACATATTAA
- the rplM gene encoding 50S ribosomal protein L13 — MNTLSYKTVSANKKTVNKEWVVVDAQGEILGRLCSKIAAMIRGKHKPGFTPNVDCGDNVIVINADKVKLTGNKFADKQYVSYTGYPGGQRFISPKELMAKHPERVVEKAVRGMLPKNRLGRALFGNLHVYAGAEHPHQAQNPKAI; from the coding sequence GTGAATACGTTAAGTTACAAAACTGTCTCAGCCAATAAAAAGACCGTTAACAAAGAATGGGTTGTTGTTGACGCTCAGGGCGAGATTTTGGGGCGCTTGTGTTCTAAGATCGCAGCAATGATCAGAGGAAAACACAAGCCTGGGTTCACCCCGAACGTAGACTGCGGAGATAACGTTATTGTTATCAATGCAGACAAGGTAAAACTGACCGGGAACAAATTTGCCGACAAGCAGTATGTTTCGTACACTGGTTACCCAGGTGGTCAGCGTTTCATTTCTCCTAAGGAGTTAATGGCAAAGCATCCCGAGCGTGTAGTTGAAAAAGCTGTACGCGGTATGTTACCTAAAAATCGTTTGGGCCGCGCCTTATTTGGCAACCTGCATGTTTATGCCGGAGCCGAGCACCCGCATCAAGCTCAAAACCCGAAAGCCATTTAA
- the tsf gene encoding translation elongation factor Ts gives MSTLQITASDVNKLRQQTGAGMMDCKKALTETNGDFEAAIDYLRKKGAKVAASRQDRESNEGVVIARTSEDGKRGVIIELNCETDFVAKNAEFIAFANEIANAAVENKPADLEALGQLSIDVESSRVTIADAITDKTGKIGEKIGVSKYEVVEGEKVVAYIHGNFRLGVLVALSANPAGAEEAGKDVAMQIAAMNPIAVDKDGVDASTIERELEIAKDQIRAEGKPEEMIEKIAAGKLNKFYKDSTLLNQEFVKDSSKSVAQFLGSIDKGLTVTAFKRVALGA, from the coding sequence ATGTCTACATTACAAATAACTGCATCTGATGTAAATAAACTGCGCCAGCAAACAGGTGCAGGTATGATGGATTGCAAAAAGGCTTTAACCGAAACTAACGGCGACTTTGAAGCAGCTATTGATTACTTAAGAAAAAAAGGAGCTAAAGTGGCTGCAAGCCGCCAGGACCGTGAATCGAACGAAGGTGTTGTTATAGCGCGCACTTCTGAGGATGGTAAACGCGGTGTTATCATCGAGCTTAACTGCGAAACTGATTTCGTGGCCAAGAACGCAGAATTTATTGCTTTTGCTAACGAAATAGCTAACGCGGCGGTTGAGAATAAACCTGCTGATCTTGAGGCGTTGGGCCAGCTGTCTATCGATGTTGAAAGCAGCAGGGTTACTATCGCTGATGCCATTACCGACAAAACCGGTAAAATAGGCGAGAAAATTGGTGTATCGAAATACGAAGTTGTTGAAGGCGAGAAAGTGGTTGCTTACATCCACGGTAATTTCCGCTTGGGTGTATTGGTTGCTTTAAGCGCCAACCCTGCCGGTGCCGAAGAAGCAGGTAAGGATGTAGCTATGCAAATAGCCGCGATGAACCCTATCGCTGTTGATAAGGACGGTGTAGATGCTTCTACCATTGAACGCGAGTTGGAAATAGCAAAAGACCAGATCCGCGCTGAAGGCAAACCGGAAGAAATGATCGAAAAGATAGCTGCCGGTAAGCTGAACAAATTCTATAAGGATTCAACCCTGTTGAACCAGGAGTTTGTGAAGGACTCGTCGAAAAGCGTTGCCCAGTTCCTGGGGAGCATCGACAAAGGGCTGACCGTTACCGCATTTAAGCGGGTAGCTTTAGGAGCTTAA
- the frr gene encoding ribosome recycling factor, translating into MSELIKKQVIDARALMEKAIDHCDGELQKIRAGKASPSMLDDIMVEYYGTPTPLNQVGSVNTPDARTIVIQPWEKSLLSGIEKAIMEANLGVNPQNDGTIIRINVPPLTEERRRDLVKKAKAEAETGKIAIRNIRKEANEKIRKLKSEGVSEDEMKTGEGEVQKLTDSFIAKVDVLSDAKEKDIMTV; encoded by the coding sequence ATGAGCGAACTCATTAAGAAACAAGTTATAGACGCCCGTGCTTTGATGGAAAAAGCGATTGACCATTGCGACGGCGAACTACAGAAAATACGTGCCGGAAAGGCAAGCCCAAGCATGCTGGACGATATTATGGTTGAATACTACGGTACGCCAACCCCACTTAACCAGGTAGGCAGCGTGAATACGCCAGATGCCCGTACCATAGTGATACAACCGTGGGAAAAGTCGTTGCTGAGCGGAATTGAAAAGGCAATAATGGAAGCCAACCTGGGTGTTAACCCGCAGAACGATGGCACCATTATCCGCATCAACGTTCCGCCGCTTACCGAAGAACGCCGCCGCGATTTGGTAAAGAAGGCAAAAGCCGAGGCTGAAACCGGCAAGATCGCCATCCGCAATATCCGTAAGGAGGCAAACGAAAAGATCAGGAAGCTAAAATCGGAAGGCGTTTCGGAAGATGAAATGAAAACTGGTGAAGGCGAAGTACAGAAACTGACCGATTCCTTTATCGCCAAAGTTGATGTATTGTCCGATGCAAAGGAAAAAGATATCATGACAGTATAA